In a single window of the Bacteroidota bacterium genome:
- a CDS encoding PD40 domain-containing protein, whose protein sequence is MAREIEHCKYAKQAVANPVKAKIVNVGPPVNTQFSEHSPIIDADETVLIYTTVRPDNVGCKGDPTCELEDVYIADKAGKGWANPRPIKEINTNAMDASIALSPDGQNLFIYRNPPAGGDIFESHLDGKKWTDPKSVGEPVNSKSYETTVSISPDGKRMFFTSDRAGGFGDTDIYMSELQPDKKWGAPKNLGPKINTLFADDSPFFHPDGVTLYFSSTGRNDCLGGFDIYKTTLQPDGSWSTPENLGYPINTPDNDIYFVLSADKKDGYYASAKEGGYGEKDIYKIEIEEEKPAVVVKTEDTLKPVVVVNALTILKGVVTDAKTGLPLEGAITVIDNDRNVVVSTLNSNSASGKYLVSLPSGRNYGITVEREGYLFKSLNVNIPKAEGFQEVVQDVALDKIEIGVGIVLNNIFYDVDKATLRPESVSELERLNKLMLDNPTLKIEIGGHTDSDGSDEHNETLSQNRSQSVVDFLVKKGIPMERMVAKGYGEKSPVVANDTKENKQLNRRTELKILEN, encoded by the coding sequence ATGGCCCGCGAAATCGAGCATTGCAAGTATGCCAAACAAGCAGTCGCCAATCCCGTGAAGGCAAAAATCGTGAACGTTGGCCCTCCGGTGAATACGCAGTTTTCGGAACACAGCCCTATCATCGATGCCGACGAAACCGTGTTGATCTACACCACTGTGCGCCCGGACAATGTCGGCTGTAAAGGTGACCCCACCTGTGAACTGGAAGACGTGTACATCGCCGACAAAGCAGGAAAAGGCTGGGCAAATCCCCGCCCCATCAAGGAAATCAACACCAATGCCATGGACGCCTCCATTGCACTGTCCCCGGATGGTCAAAACCTCTTCATTTACCGGAATCCACCGGCTGGAGGAGACATCTTCGAATCCCATTTGGATGGAAAGAAGTGGACCGATCCAAAATCGGTCGGGGAACCTGTGAATTCCAAGAGCTACGAAACAACAGTGAGCATCTCGCCAGATGGAAAACGGATGTTTTTCACCTCGGATCGCGCTGGAGGCTTTGGGGACACCGATATCTACATGAGCGAACTCCAACCCGACAAAAAATGGGGCGCTCCCAAAAATCTCGGCCCGAAAATCAATACGTTGTTTGCCGACGACAGTCCATTCTTCCATCCCGACGGCGTTACCCTCTATTTCTCGAGCACCGGACGCAACGATTGTTTGGGTGGCTTTGACATCTACAAAACCACTTTGCAACCCGATGGCAGCTGGTCGACACCCGAAAACCTGGGTTACCCGATCAACACACCCGACAATGACATTTACTTCGTGTTGTCGGCTGACAAAAAAGACGGCTACTACGCATCGGCCAAAGAGGGCGGCTACGGGGAAAAAGACATCTACAAAATCGAAATCGAGGAGGAAAAGCCTGCAGTCGTAGTGAAGACAGAGGATACGCTGAAGCCGGTTGTTGTAGTCAATGCCTTGACCATTCTCAAAGGCGTCGTCACAGATGCAAAAACGGGGCTTCCGCTGGAGGGTGCAATCACTGTGATCGACAACGACCGCAACGTCGTCGTTTCAACACTCAATTCGAATTCAGCCTCTGGAAAATACCTCGTTTCATTGCCTTCGGGCCGCAACTACGGTATTACAGTGGAACGTGAAGGATACCTGTTTAAGTCCCTGAACGTGAACATTCCTAAGGCAGAAGGATTCCAAGAAGTCGTCCAAGATGTAGCGCTTGATAAAATTGAAATCGGTGTAGGTATCGTGCTCAACAACATCTTCTATGACGTCGACAAGGCAACTTTGAGGCCTGAATCTGTCTCGGAATTGGAGCGCCTCAACAAACTGATGCTGGACAACCCCACACTCAAAATCGAGATTGGCGGACATACTGACAGCGACGGCTCGGATGAGCACAATGAAACACTTTCACAAAACCGCTCGCAGAGCGTGGTGGACTTCCTTGTGAAGAAGGGCATTCCCATGGAGCGCATGGTGGCAAAAGGTTACGGCGAAAAGTCACCGGTTGTCGCCAACGACACAAAGGAAAACAAGCAACTCAACCGGAGAACGGAATTGAAAATTCTGGAGAATTAA
- the rplS gene encoding 50S ribosomal protein L19, with protein sequence MNDLIKLVEAEFRREDFPKFGAGDTVNVHVRIKEGNKERIQQFQGVCIQRVGKGGTATFTVRKMSNDVGVERIFPVNSPNIDKVELVKRGVVRRKRIFYLRKLTGKSARIRERR encoded by the coding sequence ATGAACGATCTTATAAAATTGGTAGAGGCGGAGTTCCGCAGGGAGGATTTCCCAAAATTTGGCGCAGGTGACACCGTCAACGTGCATGTGCGTATCAAAGAGGGTAACAAAGAGCGTATCCAGCAATTCCAAGGAGTTTGCATTCAGCGTGTAGGTAAAGGTGGCACTGCTACTTTCACCGTCCGCAAAATGTCAAACGACGTGGGTGTCGAGCGTATCTTTCCTGTCAACTCACCTAACATTGACAAGGTTGAATTGGTCAAACGTGGTGTTGTGCGCCGCAAGCGTATCTTCTATCTGCGTAAGCTCACTGGAAAGTCAGCAAGGATCAGGGAACGCCGCTAA
- a CDS encoding OmpA family protein, whose protein sequence is MKKLFFTLGLLLLAIFSTCSLGYANESNPRGAFRKGKRFYKRADYIKAAPYLKAAFNLDPENAKYAYMLGKSVYEGDQPAQSLPYLVAAFNLDQSIAEDINYYLARAMHMNLNFEEAITYYQADLSRLEPESWLYTDTKMRIIQCQNGPKSIRKVVNYKVENLGEYVNTSYPEYSSTFSDEYQYMIYTTRKPRSVNQINRRRFHVEDINEEVYEANYSNNVWAKSKLFIKPIPRWTHDASINLSEDGNTLIYYVDNRNQGDVYVSHKEGENGEWSKRESIGDNINTKEYNECSVFITEGGKTLYWVSDKPDGLGMKDIYKSTLDANGQWTAGENLGASINTPYDDDAPFITPDGKRMYFASRGHNSMGGFDLFVCKMQPDGSWGKPENLGWPLNSVGDDIYLVWKEGTEGFYFSSDRPGGYGEKDLYFASPSTDIPGTNVIAGTVLDKETGKPVAADVMLIDQETDEVIETAKAVVEDGAKYRFVLPVSGREYKIEVKVDQCDPNVVPVASSVGKYNVVSGTIKDAVTEKPLDAVVELVDPVTNEVIDVLPTNPKTGNYMFPVESGRKYMIRVKANEYLPYYEDFGVAPSGQLLSHYEDIGLQKLTEANKLVITWQFFDVDKHLIKSDYIKDLENVVTVMNKVPHMKLNVIGHTDSDASEDHNLELSENRAKAVAKYLTDRGIDPKRLNISGMGEAMPIYPNDSPESKKWNRRVELFIIE, encoded by the coding sequence ATGAAAAAGCTCTTTTTTACCTTGGGCTTGCTGCTTTTGGCTATATTTAGTACTTGTTCTCTGGGCTACGCAAACGAATCAAATCCGAGAGGAGCCTTCCGCAAAGGAAAGCGTTTTTACAAGCGGGCCGACTACATCAAGGCAGCACCATACCTGAAAGCCGCATTCAACCTTGATCCTGAAAACGCCAAATATGCCTACATGCTGGGCAAGTCAGTATATGAGGGTGATCAGCCAGCGCAATCACTTCCCTATTTGGTCGCAGCGTTCAATCTCGACCAGAGCATTGCCGAAGACATCAACTATTATTTGGCGCGTGCCATGCACATGAACCTCAACTTTGAGGAAGCGATCACCTATTACCAAGCAGACCTGTCTCGACTTGAGCCCGAAAGCTGGCTCTATACCGATACAAAAATGCGGATTATCCAGTGTCAAAATGGTCCAAAATCCATTCGGAAGGTCGTCAACTACAAAGTCGAAAACCTCGGGGAATACGTCAATACCTCCTATCCTGAATACTCATCGACATTTTCCGACGAATATCAATACATGATCTACACCACAAGAAAGCCGCGTAGTGTAAATCAGATCAATCGCCGTCGCTTCCATGTGGAAGACATTAACGAGGAAGTTTACGAGGCGAACTACAGCAACAATGTTTGGGCCAAGTCGAAATTGTTCATCAAACCGATCCCACGGTGGACGCATGATGCCTCGATCAACCTGTCTGAAGACGGAAATACGCTCATTTACTACGTCGACAATCGTAACCAAGGTGACGTCTACGTTTCCCATAAAGAGGGAGAAAACGGCGAATGGAGCAAACGCGAGAGTATTGGTGACAACATCAACACCAAGGAATACAACGAGTGCTCGGTATTTATCACTGAAGGCGGCAAAACTTTGTATTGGGTCAGCGACAAGCCCGATGGGCTTGGAATGAAGGACATTTACAAAAGCACTTTGGATGCCAACGGCCAATGGACTGCTGGAGAAAACCTGGGTGCATCCATCAATACGCCTTACGACGACGATGCTCCGTTCATCACCCCCGACGGTAAAAGGATGTATTTCGCATCCCGTGGCCATAACAGTATGGGAGGATTTGACCTTTTTGTCTGCAAAATGCAGCCCGACGGCTCATGGGGGAAACCAGAAAATCTCGGATGGCCGCTCAATAGCGTTGGAGATGATATTTACCTTGTTTGGAAAGAAGGTACGGAAGGGTTCTACTTTTCCTCCGACCGTCCCGGCGGCTATGGCGAAAAAGACCTCTATTTCGCTTCGCCATCCACCGATATCCCAGGAACCAACGTGATCGCTGGCACAGTTTTGGATAAGGAAACTGGAAAACCGGTTGCGGCTGATGTCATGTTGATAGACCAGGAAACGGATGAGGTAATTGAAACTGCCAAAGCGGTAGTCGAAGATGGGGCTAAATACCGCTTTGTATTGCCCGTAAGCGGCAGGGAATACAAAATCGAAGTGAAAGTGGATCAATGCGATCCCAATGTGGTGCCGGTTGCTTCCTCCGTTGGCAAATACAACGTGGTCTCAGGAACCATCAAAGATGCTGTTACCGAAAAACCCTTGGATGCGGTCGTCGAACTTGTTGACCCGGTTACCAATGAAGTCATCGATGTTTTGCCGACGAATCCAAAAACAGGAAACTACATGTTCCCGGTTGAAAGCGGACGGAAATACATGATCAGGGTCAAGGCAAACGAATATTTGCCTTATTATGAGGATTTTGGAGTAGCTCCAAGCGGTCAATTGCTCAGCCACTACGAAGATATCGGCCTGCAGAAACTCACGGAAGCCAACAAGCTCGTGATTACCTGGCAATTTTTTGATGTGGACAAGCATTTGATCAAATCAGACTACATCAAGGATTTGGAAAACGTCGTGACCGTGATGAACAAAGTCCCGCACATGAAGCTGAATGTGATCGGCCACACCGACTCCGATGCAAGTGAGGACCATAACTTGGAACTTTCTGAAAACCGGGCCAAGGCTGTTGCCAAGTACCTGACTGATCGCGGAATTGACCCCAAACGACTGAATATCTCGGGAATGGGTGAGGCAATGCCGATCTATCCCAACGACAGTCCAGAGTCCAAAAAGTGGAATCGACGTGTTGAATTGTTCATTATTGAGTAA
- the atpC gene encoding ATP synthase F1 subunit epsilon — translation MQLDIITPDRKVFSGEVSSVTVQGSEGQFQVLNGHAAVISTLDKGPITVKTTAGESQFQAEGGVVEVLNNKVIVLVEKVEGNVTAE, via the coding sequence ATGCAACTTGACATCATCACACCAGACAGGAAAGTCTTTTCGGGCGAAGTCTCGTCTGTGACAGTCCAAGGCTCCGAAGGTCAGTTTCAGGTGCTCAACGGCCACGCCGCGGTCATCTCGACCCTCGACAAGGGACCGATCACTGTCAAGACCACCGCTGGCGAGAGCCAATTCCAAGCCGAAGGTGGCGTGGTCGAGGTTCTCAACAACAAGGTCATTGTATTGGTCGAAAAGGTTGAAGGCAATGTAACTGCCGAATAA
- the queG gene encoding tRNA epoxyqueuosine(34) reductase QueG, which yields MSSSITSQIKQQLTLQGFDLVGISKAGFLEKEAKDLEQWLHEGRHGTMSWMENHFDKRVDPRLLVDGAKSVISVLLNYFPDPSHHQPADAPKISTYAWGEDYHKVIKNKLHRVLEWIQANVGEVNARVFTDSAPVMDKAWATRGGLGWIGKNTNLIHPKMGSWYFIGEIILDLELEYDGPMKDYCGTCTKCIDACPTEALTPYQIDSRKCISYLTIELRENIPPTLRAQTENWAYGCDICQQVCPWNSFATPNGGDFKPLSHILEFGKAEWAALDEKQFKKLTKHSAMSRVKWDKMEQNLQNLQNQDLG from the coding sequence CTGTCCTCCAGCATCACATCCCAAATCAAGCAGCAACTCACGTTGCAGGGATTTGACTTGGTCGGAATTTCCAAAGCAGGTTTTCTGGAAAAGGAGGCCAAGGACTTGGAACAATGGCTGCACGAAGGCCGGCATGGAACGATGTCTTGGATGGAAAACCATTTCGACAAGCGGGTTGATCCAAGGTTGCTCGTTGATGGCGCCAAGTCTGTGATCAGCGTCTTGCTCAATTATTTTCCGGATCCTTCCCACCATCAACCTGCGGATGCGCCCAAGATTTCGACGTATGCCTGGGGCGAGGACTATCACAAGGTGATCAAAAACAAGCTCCACCGCGTTTTGGAATGGATTCAGGCGAATGTCGGCGAAGTCAATGCACGGGTATTCACCGATTCTGCCCCAGTCATGGACAAAGCCTGGGCAACCCGTGGCGGATTGGGTTGGATCGGGAAGAACACCAACCTCATTCACCCCAAAATGGGTTCTTGGTACTTCATTGGCGAAATCATCCTCGACCTTGAGCTAGAATACGACGGTCCGATGAAGGATTACTGCGGCACATGCACCAAATGTATCGACGCCTGCCCGACCGAAGCGCTGACCCCCTATCAAATCGACAGCCGCAAGTGCATCAGCTACCTGACCATCGAGCTCCGGGAAAATATCCCACCCACACTTCGCGCTCAAACTGAAAACTGGGCTTATGGCTGTGATATCTGCCAACAGGTATGTCCTTGGAATTCGTTTGCGACCCCCAATGGCGGCGATTTCAAGCCATTGAGCCATATTTTGGAATTTGGCAAGGCGGAATGGGCGGCCTTGGACGAAAAGCAGTTTAAGAAGCTGACGAAGCATTCGGCGATGTCGCGGGTGAAATGGGACAAAATGGAGCAGAATTTGCAGAATTTGCAGAATCAGGATTTGGGTTGA
- the atpD gene encoding F0F1 ATP synthase subunit beta, with the protein MAQNKGKVAQVIGPVVDVEFSGEGVQLPKILDALIVNRRDGSILYLEVQQHLGENKVRTISMDSTDGLERGIEVIDLGHTIEMPTGEGIKGRLFNVVGTAIDGLAQPNSPKGYPIHRSAPKFEDLSTEAEILYTGIKVIDLIAPYLKGGKIGLFGGAGVGKTVLIQELINNIAKAHSGLSVFAGVGERTREGNDLLREMIEANVIRYGSKFHHAMGEGGWPLEAVDMEEMKESQVTLVFGQMNEPPGARARVALSGLSIAEYFRDGDEKSGGRDVLFFIDNIFRFTQAGSEVSALLGRMPSAVGYQPTLASEMGAMQERITSTRRGSITSIQAVYVPADDYTDPAPATTFAHLDATTELSRPLSALGIYPAVDPLTSTSKVLSPDIVGEEHYLCTTRVIGILQKYKDLQDIIAILGMDELSEEDKLTVSRARKVQRFLSQPFFVAEQFTGLKGKFVNVLDSIKGFNMIMDGALDHLPEKAFYLKGSIEEAIEAGEKELAAVN; encoded by the coding sequence ATGGCACAGAATAAAGGAAAAGTCGCGCAGGTCATCGGCCCAGTCGTGGACGTCGAATTCAGCGGCGAAGGGGTACAACTCCCCAAAATTCTTGATGCATTGATCGTGAATCGCAGAGATGGATCGATCCTTTACCTCGAAGTGCAGCAGCACTTGGGTGAAAACAAGGTGCGTACCATCTCCATGGACTCCACCGACGGTTTGGAGCGTGGCATCGAGGTCATTGACCTTGGTCACACCATCGAGATGCCAACCGGCGAAGGTATCAAAGGCCGCCTCTTCAACGTGGTCGGTACCGCCATTGACGGACTTGCACAGCCCAATTCACCCAAAGGATATCCTATTCACCGTTCGGCGCCTAAGTTTGAAGACTTGAGCACCGAGGCTGAAATCCTCTATACCGGTATCAAAGTCATCGACTTGATCGCTCCTTACCTCAAAGGTGGAAAAATCGGTCTCTTTGGTGGTGCAGGTGTGGGTAAAACGGTTTTGATCCAGGAATTGATCAACAACATCGCAAAGGCACACTCCGGTTTGTCCGTGTTTGCAGGCGTGGGTGAGCGTACCCGTGAAGGTAACGACTTGCTCCGTGAGATGATCGAAGCGAATGTTATCCGTTACGGTTCGAAATTCCACCATGCGATGGGCGAAGGCGGTTGGCCGCTTGAGGCTGTGGATATGGAAGAAATGAAGGAGTCCCAAGTGACCCTGGTGTTTGGCCAGATGAACGAGCCTCCAGGTGCACGTGCACGTGTGGCCCTTTCCGGTCTGTCCATCGCCGAGTACTTCCGTGATGGCGATGAGAAATCAGGTGGCCGTGACGTGTTGTTCTTCATCGACAACATCTTCCGTTTCACCCAAGCAGGCTCCGAAGTATCCGCACTTTTGGGTCGTATGCCATCCGCTGTGGGTTACCAACCAACCTTGGCATCTGAAATGGGTGCCATGCAGGAGCGTATCACCTCGACCCGCCGCGGTTCGATTACTTCGATCCAGGCTGTGTACGTCCCTGCGGACGACTACACCGACCCGGCACCGGCAACCACCTTTGCCCACTTGGATGCTACCACCGAATTGTCACGTCCATTGTCTGCATTGGGTATCTACCCTGCTGTGGATCCATTGACATCGACTTCCAAAGTGCTTTCGCCAGACATCGTCGGCGAAGAACACTATCTCTGCACCACCCGCGTGATCGGTATCTTGCAGAAATACAAAGACTTGCAAGACATCATCGCCATCTTGGGTATGGACGAGCTTTCGGAGGAAGACAAACTCACCGTTTCGCGTGCCCGCAAGGTGCAGCGCTTCTTGAGCCAGCCTTTCTTCGTTGCAGAGCAGTTCACCGGTCTCAAAGGCAAGTTTGTGAATGTGTTGGACAGCATCAAAGGCTTCAACATGATCATGGACGGCGCCCTTGATCACCTTCCAGAAAAGGCATTCTACCTCAAAGGAAGCATCGAAGAAGCGATTGAGGCAGGTGAGAAAGAATTGGCAGCAGTCAACTAA
- a CDS encoding CDC27 family protein gives MVLILGIGTTFAFGQNEKKALANAEKALGYDEYKTAIPFLREAVGYNPNNSMSQFLLGKCLFQNYEKKEALPHFEKAFGLNKDVDPELSYYYGRCLHYTLKFDEAIVQYTRGMTKITNKDPAMLKWPAKSSIASMPNKQSPIP, from the coding sequence GTGGTTCTGATCCTGGGGATCGGAACCACTTTCGCTTTCGGCCAAAATGAAAAGAAGGCACTCGCGAATGCGGAAAAGGCTTTGGGATACGACGAATATAAAACGGCGATCCCATTCTTGAGAGAAGCTGTTGGATACAACCCCAACAATTCGATGTCTCAGTTCCTTTTGGGCAAATGCTTGTTTCAGAATTATGAGAAGAAGGAGGCTTTGCCGCACTTTGAGAAGGCCTTTGGCTTGAACAAGGACGTGGATCCCGAACTCAGCTACTACTACGGCAGATGCCTGCATTACACGCTTAAATTTGATGAAGCGATCGTGCAGTACACCCGTGGGATGACAAAGATTACGAACAAGGACCCCGCCATGCTGAAATGGCCCGCGAAATCGAGCATTGCAAGTATGCCAAACAAGCAGTCGCCAATCCCGTGA
- the trmD gene encoding tRNA (guanosine(37)-N1)-methyltransferase TrmD — protein sequence MRIDIISGVPAQLESPLKTSILKRAQDKGLCEIHVHDLRDYSTDKHKSIDDTPYGGGAGMILMVAPIAAAIRKLKSEREYDEVIYLTPDGEVLNQQMVNGISLYKNIILLCGHYKGIDQRVRDLFITREISIGDYVLTGGEIAAIVLTDAIVRLLPGVLGDETSALSDSFQSNLLDAPMYSKPASFEGHEVPAVLLGGNHAHIERWRDEQAWEKTKKRRPDLLDE from the coding sequence ATGCGAATCGACATTATTTCAGGCGTTCCTGCCCAATTGGAAAGTCCCTTGAAGACGAGCATCCTGAAACGGGCGCAAGACAAAGGGCTCTGCGAGATCCATGTTCATGACTTGCGTGATTATAGTACCGACAAGCACAAAAGCATTGATGACACTCCCTACGGTGGCGGTGCAGGCATGATCCTGATGGTAGCCCCCATTGCCGCTGCGATCCGGAAACTGAAATCGGAACGTGAATACGACGAGGTGATCTACCTGACTCCGGATGGCGAAGTCCTTAATCAGCAAATGGTTAACGGCATTAGCCTCTACAAAAACATTATCCTGCTTTGTGGACACTACAAGGGAATTGACCAGCGTGTGCGGGATCTTTTCATCACGCGTGAGATCTCGATTGGTGACTATGTGCTGACGGGTGGCGAGATTGCTGCAATCGTTTTGACCGATGCAATCGTGCGGTTGTTGCCGGGCGTCTTGGGCGACGAGACTTCTGCGCTTTCAGATTCGTTTCAAAGCAATTTGTTGGATGCACCGATGTATTCGAAGCCGGCATCCTTTGAGGGGCATGAAGTCCCGGCAGTGCTTCTGGGTGGCAACCATGCGCATATCGAGCGTTGGCGCGATGAACAGGCCTGGGAAAAGACGAAAAAGCGACGTCCAGACTTGTTGGATGAATGA